The genomic stretch agtagccaaaaggtggaagcaacccaagtgtccctcaacagatgaatggataaacaaaacaaggTATAtctacataatggaatattatttactcataaaaagaaaagaagttctgatacatgctacaacatgaatgatcTCGAAGAcattatgtcaagtgaaataagccagacacaaaaagacagatattggaTGAtttcaagtaaaagaaaaaactaaaatgtgcaaattcatagagaaaaaaaGTAGATTTTACAGGTTATTGGGAGATTGAAGGCAGGGGATAAGGAGTTACAACAAAAtagtgcagaatttctgtttgtggtgatggaaagttttagcaatggatactggtgatggtaacacaacattgtggatgCTAGTAATGCCACTGAACGGTACACTCCACaatgttaaaatgggaaatttcatattgtttatttgctaccacaataaaaatatttacattcaaTCTAATTACCAAATACTGAAACCTAATAGGCTGGAAGGTTTTATCTTAGAAGTATCAGTACCTGATCTTGCAGATACTCATCCATAGCACCACCATGTCTAAGATTAGCTAATAGCATTTCAGCAGCTTCAATTCCAACTCTGTCAGCATTTACTCCTAGGACAgacacaaaattttttaaaaattaaattaattactaAGAGGCAAAATATTTAATTACTATAGCCCAGCTAGCACCAGTATAACTTTTTTTTAGGTCACCCCATCCACCTTATCTTTAAATGCACTAGAGAAGGAAAAAGCAGGCTGCTTTGCCCtgcttataaaagtaaaaattataaagCCAGTTTACAACTACAATGTTGtcacatttcaaaatttaaaacttacgATTCACACTAGTTACAGTTACTCTCCAGGCAATTCCAACagaattaaatgattaaaaaaaaaaaaagtcagccagatgagtggaaaaatggggaaacaaaaatgagaaggatagggtgggatggaggggatagaaagacttaggtgttcttttttgcttgtatttttattttggagtaaggaaaaagttcaaaaattgattctggtgatgaatgcacaaatgtatgatggtgctgtgaatagctgattgtacactgtggatgactgtagggtgcgtgactatatctcaataaaactgtatttttaaagaaaatacagttttaaaaaatagtttctcAACTCCCCACCCAACTTAAGAACAAATTAAGAGATAAGTAAAATAGATAGAAGTCACAATGTCacctttatttttcaataaaagtttcaaatgggaaaaaaaaagtcagcaaaGTCAGTTTAAAGAACAGCAGATGAaaattatcaaatcaaatattttaaatttttttctcctttaagatTTGAACAGTTATTATCTTATTTTGAATATAAGTCAGAACATTTATCTCCACCACTACTCTCCCTGTTTCTCCAAACATGTCCCATTTGAGTACAAAATAAGTCTGTCAGAACTAGTGGAATGTCAAAATGATTCTTTTAAGTTGTTCAAACTAAAAAACCTCTTGGCTATAAACAAAAACGTCTTTCAACGAGTGAGAGTGCAgttaattttgtttctattttatagtTGGAAATTAATTTGATCATACATAATTTCACCTTATGGTGAAATTCTCCAGGCTAATCCTCTCACTCAATGGATAAGGAAACTAAGATCAAAATAGTTTCAGTAACTGAGACAAAGACAAAAACTAGTTACAACTTACTGCCTTGACTACATGTGGTAGTGTTGACAACCAACCAATTTTGCTACTGGTAATAACTCTTAGGTATTAAGATTCAGGATATGGTAATTTCCTAGTTAGTTTAAATCTGAAACGTAAGTAGATCTGTATAATGGGGCCATGAATTTTCTCTGAGGTCTTTAACATAAGACTACCTAGATAAAGAGTGGAGACCCCAAGTTGCCTTTGCATCTGTTAATGACATTTCCTTTGACTGATGCAACTTACTTAGTAAACAAGGAAAGACACCAACAAGAGTCAGTCAATCTGAGTTATGTTGCTCTATTCTCTATTCTCTCCTACCTCTTTAAGTCTAAAAATAAATACTGCGCATTCTACATGTGTGTTCAAAGTAAAAGTTGTCTAACGTGAATGACaaagtgagaaaaaaacattGATAGAATATCACAAAAGTTATTTTCAGAACTAGTCAACAGTTAATTTCATGTACTGTTAATAAAAGACTAATGGTTCCTTTACCATCTCAATGAAATATATCCTAAATTATCATCTAACCTGGCAACTATATCCAAACTTATCATCATCTCTGGCAAACTAACTCTACCTTCTGTATTTACAAGTTGTAAATTTATCCAGATACCCAAGCTAGAAATCTAAGTCATTCTTGACATTTCCTCTCTCACCTCCAATATTCAGCTGGCCCACCAAATTGTCTCTTCACTCTCCTAAATACTCATATCACGAACCCTTCTCTTGCCTGTCACTGCATTCCTTAGTGGAGACCCTCACCTTTTCTCACCTGAACTGCTGTAATAGCCTCCTGCCTTTCTGCCTACAGCATTTGCTTTCTTCTAATGCTCCACATGAAGATCAGAATTACCTTTCTAAAGATCTGCTAACAAGTTCCTCCTTAAAATCTCTATCCTCAGTGTTTTCAGGATAAAACCCAAACACCTTTGAATGACCTATAAAGCCCTTCAAATCCTGGCTTCTGccaacctcttttttttttttttttttttttttttttttttcatatatctccTGCTCTCTAATCAATATTTTCCACCACCATCCCCCATGTACTTCACTCTGGGTATTTCCTACTGACCTGTAATCCTGTTTACTAATATGCTCTTTAActgtgtctaatctgctgttaaaatTTGTCTCTTGAGTCcatgatttattctgtttttcagttcccaaatttccatttgattcttttatattCTAATTCTCTCCTGAAATTCTCCATCTTGTTTCCTATTTTCTGGTACACAGTAATCATAGTTACTTTAAAGTCCATGTCAGAtaattcctgtgtgtgtgtgtgtgcacgcacacacatatcTCCCCTGTAGGTCTGTTTCTTACACTTTTTATTCAGTTCTTCCCTTTTTATACCTAAttttgtgtgtgggtgggtgtgtgtgccAGATATTGTACatgaaaaattatagaaataatttgAGCCTCTGGATAAAATAATGTTCCTTCAGAGAGGATTTGCCTTTGCTTTCAACAGTCAACTAAGCAGGGAGCAGATCACCCACATCCAAACAGGGattaaagatgtttctgccaaccTCTTTAACCTTATGTCTCTACACTCCCCAATCCAGACCCTGTACTTACCATTTATACTTGTAGTTACCCAAACACCAAAAACTTTTTTACGTCAATACTTGCTTTTGTCCTTCCTCTATAGTTCCCACTTTCTAATTGGCTAACTTTTACTTATCCACAGAACCCATTTAAGGATCACTGACCAGCAGAGGCCAACTAGCCCCCAAAGGAGGATTAGTTGTTCATCCCGCATTTCTATCACAGCAATGGTCAGTCTTCTTTGTTAAGACTAAGCCAATAGTCAGGAAAGATGGCTCTCATTTCTGAATCCCTAGTACACAGTATCTGGCACAAATGTGGTACCCAATGATAATACAAAACAAGTTGAACTCATATTCCTCTGAATACCCACCCAAGCATTTAGTACTTGTAACACATCTGGCTCCTatactttgctttttattttgcattatctTTGCCTTCTCAAGATGTGTGCAATGGCTCAATCTTTTCTGATTCCTCTCTGCACCTAACAATTACTATACAGTAAACATACATTTTTAGAACACTTACTTGTCAAACTTCAGCATGCCTAAGAAGGACACGGAGagcttattaaaacacagattcctgggccatactcccagagattctaattccctaggtctggggtagggcccAAGGATTTGTTATTTCTAACAAACTTTCAGATGATGCTCATATGCCACCTGTCTGCACCACACTTTGAACAGCACAGGTTTAGACAGAATTCATCTATGTCAGGTCAACAGGAAATGATTTTACTTATGTCCAACTAGTAGTATCCAGATCTGCCAAAGGAGTAGACTAAGATTATCTGAAAACTTTGTGTTCAGTAGCAATAATGTGGTTAAACAGTGTATCTAGAGTAAGCATGTTTTAAAGACACCACAAAGTAGAAATAAGGCAATCAATTGTCAAACAAACTCAGAAGATAAGGAAAAAACCCTGACTggtaaaagttattttaaatattaacaaaCAGATTCATACACATATCTCCTGTCCCTAACATGCGAAATATTACCAAAACAAACTAATTTtccttttacaaaaataaactattcaatatttaaaaatcaccatTGTAATAACAAGCAGGGAAAAATTAATAGACATTAAAACCATTGGGTGAATGTTATATGGGAACAGGATACTCACATGGTCTCAAAGTGGTATtcacttattaattacaaaaggaaaaggtACCTTTATAGCAAAAAGATCTGGAGGATACCATATTAACCAAGTGATCACACTAAGCATCACCAGCTAAGACAAACTGACATTATGTGCCCCCGATGTGATGCAGCAGAATGCACACAAAATCACCTATACAGTATTCTTACTAAAAATGTTTAAACTGAATATGTATCTAATCATAAgacagacaaacccaaactgtAAAAAATTCTATGAGAAAACTAGCTTGGAGTCTTCAAAAGATCAGTGTCATGAAAGGGAAAAAACGGTGAAAGGACTATTCTATATTAAGGGAGACTAAACAGATGTGACAACAAAACACACCGTGTGATCCTCAAGTAGATCCTAGattgaaaaaaacattattttaaatgcccATTAGAGTACTCTAAAGAATATTTTGGAGGCAAACATGTATGTCTGAATATGTCTGCTGGTATGCCTGAATATAATAAAACAGATTCTTTGGGTATAATAATGGTATTGTGATTATGCAGGCATTGTTCTTTGGAGATACATTCTGAAGTACTAAGGGGTGAGGCATGATACCTGCAACTTATAttgaaatggttcaaaaacatacaaacacacaccaTGTAGCTAAACGCTCACTACTGGTGAATCTAAGAGAAGGGTATATGGATGTTCACTttactattctttcaacttttctatagGTTTGAAATTTTCAAAGTATAAATTTGGGGGAAGGACTGAAAGTATAATTGACTCTAACAGAATCATTAACTGTACTTTTTAAACTTGCCATGAAAgtataaaatgacaaatactttaaaaattgtacAGTGACATTTGAAGCTGCAGACACCCTTCATTTATCTATACCTCGTTTACCCAGTGATGATCCAGCAAACAAACAGCCAGTTGATGTTTCAGCAATAAtgctatacaaaaaaaaaagtattactatgttataaataaatatattctaaaaattaTGCATGAAAATTAtgctataaataaaatatattctaaaaaatatgcaaatatgacATAGAAAAACAGTGATTGTTAAACAGGCAGAATTAGATCGGCATGTGTATAGCAAAAGTAAAATTCTTCATACTGAGTGGCATGATTAACATTCACCATCAGACTTAAGCAGGTCAGTAGTAGCCTTCAGTACTTCTGACACAGAGATGTCACACCAGTCTTCTCACAGTGGACTTCTCACAGTCCACTCACAGGTAAGGAATAGCTCCCAGGAATTATCATGTCATCAGCACTAAGCAGCATCATTTCACAGACAAAAGTATAGtaagactttaaatgaaaaagtattttttggTTTTGTCCTATAGTTTTAAATAGTAACATATGTAGAGTAAGCATTTATGTTAAATTCTTTAATAGAGATGCTCAATATAaacctttaaaatttaaatacccAGAAAGGATACTTTTATACTTCAAAAGCATCAATTTAAGAATTTTGTAAAAACTTAGATCAATACCTCCTAATTGGATGACTATGACAGTTATATTCTCTTTTCTAAATAGATCCTTATcgtatttaatatttatttgtgaattAATTTCATATTTAAGGTACATAAAAGCAAATGGAGATATTTCCCATAGGATCAGCTTCAATGCCTAACTTCCAATATGAgcataaacatttaagttcagtATACAAATGAAGGGGCTCTTACAAAGGGGCTCATCCTCAGAAAAATCATCTTAATTCATCATGTTGttttagagaggaatgtccttaaAATATGTCTTCTGAAAACTATGaatcttttcatttaaataagACAATTCTTTCAGGGCTCTCAAGCAATGTCTAGGAAAAAGTTAATATACTGACTCACATTATTCCATTTCCATTGCCAAAGGCTTGGTCTTTAGGTTCCTGAACAGGTTGGATATTAACATACAGATCCCTGATCTCTTTTCTTATACATcttactgctgctgctgccataTCTTTTGCTACCTATTTTGGTAAGATGGAAAACagagtaaaataaattaatgaaagactATTTTTGACAATAATTTACAAGTCTCCAAAGACACACAAAATAATTAATaacttttatatacattatttaaatttttattttcaagagtAGAGAGAATACTGATTTTCAAGAAAAATTCTGTGAAAAGATTAAAAGATAAATCCTTTCAACAACTTCAAAATttagaagacataatgctgatcAAGACATACATACATCTAGACAACTTACTTTAAATGGTAAAACACCAGCAACAAAAGCTCTTCCATATATCTTAGTCACAGAACCACGGTCAGTTAAATTTATCGGGCTCAACTGTTTAATCGGTGACATTCGGACAATCACTTCACCACCCCCTTTGGGGTAATAGCCCCTATGAAAAGTATGGCAAATACTTACATGAACTGATGGCACAACAAAGAGAAAGATCAATATTTACAATTAAATAACATATGAATGATAAGCAAATATACAATTCACAGGAAgttctaaataatattttaaaactgtgtCATCCAATATGGTAACTTCAAGTTACATAAGATTaagttaaaattaattaaatagaatttaaaattcaCTTCCTCAGTTACataagccacatttcaagtgcttgacAGCACCATGTGGCTAATGACTACCATACTAAACAGCAAAGATagagaatattttcttcatcacAGAATATTCCACTTGACTATATTGctttagaatataagctccatgaaggaaGGAAATGTGTCTATCTTGCCCCCTGCTACATTCTCAGggcataataaatatttatgcacaaataaaattttaattccaaTATTTAGAGTTATTTATTCAACAGAAAATGCTGAGAACACACAGATGAGAATGACAGTGCTTGTATCTTCAAGGAGCTCCCCATCCGGTAGGGAGATAGCTCCACACACAAACTATTAGAACACAAGTCAGGCTGTAAGGAGGACTAAAATAGAGGCATAAATATGAATTCTGACTGAAGCACGCTAATGGAAGGCTCACCCAGGAAAGTACAAgtttcatttgaaaaaatataatagGATTTCCAATTTTTACAGGAGCAGAGGAGTAATAACATGAACAAAGACATGCAAGTCTGAAGGCAAAGAATATGTTTAAGGAATAGCAAGAAATCCTGTGGTTAGAATATATGGTATGttgaaaggaagagagggagaatgaAGCTAGAATGGTAAACTGGGACCAGAATGCAAAGCAGTTAAATACTATACCAAGAAATCTGGCTTTGGCGTTAGGTGGCAGAGGGAGGCCTTAAAGAGAAATAACCTGAACGTGCAATGTGCttcttaggaaaataattttgatacCATTGCAGAAAACTAGAAGAGAGACAAACTTCTTCCTTTTCATGACTCCACAGTACACAAAATAGTTCAGCTATCTGCACAAAATAAGTATTCAATCTGTGCTGGGACACAGATTCCACTAGATATGAAGGTTATCTCAATGTAGAAATTacccccaaaatatatttttcacaagaaacaaatgaataaCATGCATAGCTGCGTTTAAGTCCCAATGCCCCTGctgcttattatttttaaaccacaAAGTACAAGTATTTCCGACAACAAACAAAATGTATGGAGTGGGTTCCAGAAAGACAGTTCTCTAAGGCCTAGCTTTTCTACTATTTTTAGCAGAATCAAAAAGGGCTAACAAACAAGCAACTTACCTCATTTTAACGTCACAATTAAATTTGAAACCAAATTTTTCAACAATTGGCTTGAAAACCTGAAACATCAGTTTACTGTTAATCAACAGTGTTCACTAGTTTGACAAGTATGAATATAacaagtatatttatttattaaataaagtgtTCTGAACTGAACTAGAcaacagtgaaataaaaaatatgtaagcTAGTTCCAttgtttcaaataaaattatgaaaagttTAACACTTAATAAGGCTGTACAAGTccatctaaggaaaaaaaaaaaatcaaggcaaatATTTTCCCTGCCAATAAAGTACATTATAAGAAATTAGGTGTTGATGAAAAGCATTTCATCCTGtcatctcaatttttttaaacagttaaatTCTTAACTGttttaaccttatttttttttcacttaacattataaaCATAAGTGTTTTCCTGATATCATGAAGTTCTTCCTAAACAATACTTTAATGACTGCATGGCATTTTATCATACTTTATATAACCATTCCCCAAGTTTTCATTGTTATATAACACTCTGTCCAAATACCTTTCATATTTATCTTTTACAataatctatctatatatattttgtagGGTAGTTTCCTTGAAGTGGAATTACCAGGTGAGAAACTAAAAACTTTAGTCTCATTAAACATTCTACAACTGACTTTAAAAAGATTACCCAAACTTTTAGAGTGGCAATTAATTAACTGATTAATACATGAGAATAGCGTGCTAGAGAGGATGCAGAACAGCTGGAGGCCTCATATATTGCTGACGAAATTAAAAATGGTACAgtactttggaaaagtttggcagtctctcataaagttaaacatacagttACCACTCAATCCAGCAACCCCACTCATAAGTCTTTACCCAAGAGAAACGAAAACTATGTTCACACGAAAATCTATAAATGTTTATAGTGACTTCAGTTGCAATTGCCAAAAACTGTAAagaacctaaatgtccttcaacaaatgaacaGATTCTAGTACATCCATGCAACAGAACATTAcctaacaataaaaaggaatgaacttctgattTTACACAATATAGATGAATACCAAATGCATGatgataagtgaaagaagccagactcaaaaggctacatactataTTATCCCATTCACATGATATCCTGAATGAAGAAGGCAAAACTAGGAAAGAAAATAGATCAATGGTTGAGTGGGGCTAGGAGCCGAACTGACTACAAAggactttttttggagtaatgaattgTTCTCTATCATTTGTAGTGGTGTTTACATGACTCTATGTGTTTATCAAAACTCAGAACTGTAGGAttaaaaagggtaaattttactgTAAATATTTATACCTCAATTAACCTGAGGAAAATGATAATACCACTTTCCTCCCCCATTAGTTGTATATGAACATcagtaacattttttaaatttatcatttttaaaatttataagcaAAACCTGATATCTAATTATTGTTTTGAGTTTTTCCCAAATCATAATTCCTGTATTTATATAACTGATATATAATTAGGATAACTGCAATTGAGATTTTCAGAGAATTCACTATGAATACTGTTCTGAGATATAAAACCTAAACACAATCCCCCACCCTCTCCAGCAACAGAACTagacaccaaaaagaaataaacaggaaTGTACAcaagaacactaggaatagattTACGTAGAGAATGAAGATTCAGAAGAACATGAGATAATCTTAGTTTGTCAACGACAACAAAAATTCCTCACCATCACCGTATAATCAATCTGTGGTGCCATTTCAGCATTCGTTCCACCTTTCAAACGAAGTTCTGATGGAGAAGCAGCAAAGAGAACACAGGGCATTGAGACCTGCATCAAGAGGCACACACTCCTAAGGAGAAGGCAGAACAGGCTtagctgtgttttctttttatacctGGTCTCAGGTATCAATAAAGAAAGCTGTATTTCTACACATCATCAGCTAAAGTATACACAACTGAGAAGGCAGGTACATGCCCTTAGctttgaagtttaaaaatactTAAGTATCTGAATGAGAAAACACTAAATCCTAAAGAAACACAATATTACAAAGTAGAAAGAAATGGGT from Choloepus didactylus isolate mChoDid1 chromosome 2, mChoDid1.pri, whole genome shotgun sequence encodes the following:
- the RTCA gene encoding RNA 3'-terminal phosphate cyclase isoform X2, with product MIRDLCDGQLEGAEIGSTEITFKPEKIRGGTHTADTKTAGSVCLLMQVSMPCVLFAASPSELRLKGGTNAEMAPQIDYTVMVFKPIVEKFGFKFNCDVKMRGYYPKGGGEVIVRMSPIKQLSPINLTDRGSVTKIYGRAFVAGVLPFKVAKDMAAAAVRCIRKEIRDLYVNIQPVQEPKDQAFGNGNGIIIIAETSTGCLFAGSSLGKRGVNADRVGIEAAEMLLANLRHGGAMDEYLQDQLIIFMALASGVSRIKTGPVTLHTQTAIHFAEQLAKAKFTVKKSEDEEDASKDAYIIECQGIGMTNPNV
- the RTCA gene encoding RNA 3'-terminal phosphate cyclase isoform X1, whose translation is MAGLRVEVDGGILEGGGQILRVSTALSCLLGLPLRVQKIRAGRSTPGLRPQHLSGLEMIRDLCDGQLEGAEIGSTEITFKPEKIRGGTHTADTKTAGSVCLLMQVSMPCVLFAASPSELRLKGGTNAEMAPQIDYTVMVFKPIVEKFGFKFNCDVKMRGYYPKGGGEVIVRMSPIKQLSPINLTDRGSVTKIYGRAFVAGVLPFKVAKDMAAAAVRCIRKEIRDLYVNIQPVQEPKDQAFGNGNGIIIIAETSTGCLFAGSSLGKRGVNADRVGIEAAEMLLANLRHGGAMDEYLQDQLIIFMALASGVSRIKTGPVTLHTQTAIHFAEQLAKAKFTVKKSEDEEDASKDAYIIECQGIGMTNPNV
- the RTCA gene encoding RNA 3'-terminal phosphate cyclase isoform X3, whose translation is MAGLRVEVDGGILEGGGQILRVSTALSCLLGLPLRVQKIRAGRSTPGLRPQHLSGLEMIRDLCDGQLEGAEIGSTEITFKPEKIRGGTHTADTKTAGSVCLLMQVSMPCVLFAASPSELRLKGGTNAEMAPQIDYTVMVFKPIVEKFGFKFNCDVKMRGYYPKGGGEVIVRMSPIKQLSPINLTDRGSVTKIYGRAFVAGVLPFKVAKDMAAAAVRCIRKEIRDLYVNIQPVQEPKDQAFGNGNGIIIIAETSTGCLFAGSSLGKRVDHFHGISQWSFQDKNRTSYIAYTNGYTFC